Below is a window of Prionailurus viverrinus isolate Anna chromosome A1, UM_Priviv_1.0, whole genome shotgun sequence DNA.
taaataaaccagCATTACTGCTGAAAGATTGATCTCTGTAATGACCCTTGTCTGCCTGGCCTTTCTTGTACAGGAACCAATAGAACGTCTAAAGGAAGAAGTCTCATTGGTAAGATTGATAGCTCATCTCAAATCACTGGGAAAGGAGTTACGGTGGAACCAGGCTTTTCTGTGGATGAGTTTTCTACCTCCGTCCTCACTGGAAAATTGACTACTGTCTTTCTTCCAATCGTCTACACAATTGTATTTGTGATAGGTTTGCCAAGTAATGGCATGGCCCTATGGGTCTTTCTTTTCCGAACAAAGAAAAAGCACCCTGCTGTGGTTTACATGGCCAATCTAGCCTTGGCAGACCTCCTCTCTGTGATCTGGTTCCCTTTGAAGATTGCCTATCACATACATGGCAACAACTGGATTTACGGGGAAGCCCTCTGCAAGGTACTCATTGGATTTTTCTATGGCAACATGTACTGTTCCATTCTCTTCATGACCTGCCTCAGTGTGCAGAGGTATTGGGTCATCGTGAATCCCATGGTGCACCCCAGGAAGAAGGCAAACATTGCCTTTGGTGTCTCCCTGGGGATATGGCTGCTGATTCTGCTGGTTACCATCCCCTTGTATGTCGTGAAGCAGACTGTCTACATTCCAGCCCTTAACATCACAACCTGCCATGATGTTTTGCCTAAGGAGGTGCTGGTAGGAGACATGTTCAATTATTTCCTCTCTCTGGCCATCGGAGTCTTTTTATTCCCAGCCTTCCTCACGGCCTCTGCTTATGTGCTAATGATCAGAACACTCCGATCTTCTGCTATGGATGAAAACTcaggaaagaagaggcagagagccaTCAAGCTCATTGTCACCGTCCTGGCCATGTACCTGGTC
It encodes the following:
- the F2RL1 gene encoding proteinase-activated receptor 2, translating into MPCPPGVGAAGRMRSLSAVWLLGGAILLAASASCNRTVQGTNRTSKGRSLIGKIDSSSQITGKGVTVEPGFSVDEFSTSVLTGKLTTVFLPIVYTIVFVIGLPSNGMALWVFLFRTKKKHPAVVYMANLALADLLSVIWFPLKIAYHIHGNNWIYGEALCKVLIGFFYGNMYCSILFMTCLSVQRYWVIVNPMVHPRKKANIAFGVSLGIWLLILLVTIPLYVVKQTVYIPALNITTCHDVLPKEVLVGDMFNYFLSLAIGVFLFPAFLTASAYVLMIRTLRSSAMDENSGKKRQRAIKLIVTVLAMYLVCFTPSNLLLVVHYFLIKTWSQSHVYALYIVALCLSTLNSCIDPFVYYFVSQDFRDHAKNALLCRSVRTVKRMQVSLTSKKFSRKSSSYSSSSTSVKTSY